GATCGGTGTCTCCATGGGTGGAGAAGCCCACATGACCGATCCGGCCTTGGGCCTGCCAGCGACGCACGACATCAAGGCAGCCTCCGGGTCGGATCGTCTGATCGAGATGGGAATGGAGATTGATGCCATGAATCGACAGCAGATCCACACGATCCACATCGAGACGGGTGAAGGACAGTTCAAGATCAGCTTCGAAAAGCGCCGCATCTGACTGAGGTGGAACCTTGGTCTGCAGGATTCGCGATGGATCCGGACAATCCGGCAGGGCCCAACCGAGCTGTCGCTCTGAACTGCCGTAGTGGCGGGCGGTTTCCACATGATGAAAACCCGTCTGCACTGCTCGTTTCAGGGTGCTGCGCAACAACTGCTGGGATTGAGCTGTGATTGCATCGGCCTCAAGATCACTCCAGCTCTGCTGAAAGCGCATGCCTCCCAGTGACAGCACTGGCATTGAAATCTCGGTGCGCCCGAAGCGACGGGTTGGCAGACCGGAACTCCCCATCAGCCGTGATGAGTGTTGCGAGGAAGCTGACGACGTGGTCGAGCTGGCGACGGAACACCCATCGGCAGCAGTTCCTGGGCATCCAGCTGACGCTTGAGCCCTGGCAGATCATTAAAAGCAACCCAGTGGATGCAGTCCACAGGACAGGTCTCGATCGCTTCCTGGATGCAATCAGAGGTATCTCCATCCTGACGAACTGCCCTGGAGCGCCCGAGATGAGGCTCAATCACAAAGGTGTTCGTGGCCACATGCGCGCAGTA
This genomic window from Synechococcus sp. MIT S9220 contains:
- a CDS encoding ferredoxin codes for the protein MKNPAAVAYVATSFDQDERTGLEPVLGGRLQPKAVWVDEAACIGCRYCAHVATNTFVIEPHLGRSRAVRQDGDTSDCIQEAIETCPVDCIHWVAFNDLPGLKRQLDAQELLPMGVPSPARPRRQLPRNTHHG